The following is a genomic window from Benincasa hispida cultivar B227 chromosome 7, ASM972705v1, whole genome shotgun sequence.
GACACATTTATATCGATTATGGGCCTTTTAGATTGAAGTTCGGGGCAatgtggggaatctttgagaaAAATTCTCAAAATCTTGATGTTGATGAGACCATGTACTTCTGTCATTGGTTCTTCTTCAATACCACACCCAATGAGAGGTATAAGCTTGAGACTATCCAAGGGAAGAAATATTGGCCTCTTATACGtcccacaaaacctcgaataTGCCGTCCGATCAGCTGGCTCACATCTATTAGAATGCTGCGTGCGATGTAGTATGCGGCCATTACTCTATCCCTCGAAACTGTTTTGTCCTGAGAAGTCGGGATGAGTTGTCGTTTCACCATATATACCCAAAGCCTCACCTCCGGAAGCAGTTTATTAGACGCAAGGGTTCTAATACTTTTCATCGATACTGACCACTAAGTGCCCTGTTGCATTAATGTTTTTAGCGCATCCTCCATTTGCTCttttgtgggatcatcaatgatttttttaCCCGGCACATCCGGGATATCCTTCATCTGATATaactcattgatgtcctttgcacTGAAAGGCACTACCTCACCTTTCATGGTCACTGCATGTTTGGTGCCATGAAGTCATCCATTGTAGAAATCGCGCACTACTATTGGGATTACGATGGATGAGCACTGGAAAAATGTTTCCCATCCATGTTCCAATATAATACTTGTGATTAAGTTCGGTAGTGGCGTTAGCATAGGAAAGAAccccatttccatcatcatatcgtcattctttttcttctttgatgggCTTCCTTTGGCCATTGCAGGCTTACTGCTTTCCGCTATCgctttgcccttttcttttATCAATGCAAGGCGGGATCTTTGTCTTTATTTCCTTTCCCTTTCCTTGTGttgttcttccttcttccaCTCTGCAATTTCCTTGcctttcttttctcttatgCGCTGAACATTTGCTCTACgcctcttctccttctcttctttctttttttttttcttcctcttcctcttctctcatttctctttcaaattctctttcaaatttctcTGAGGCCAGCAAAATGCACTGTTCTTCCTCGAGCCTTATTCTCTCCTCTTCTGTCAAGATTACGTTGTTGCGGCGCACTTCTTCATCTTGTAATTATCTCCTCCGACTACCTTATGCGATGATTTGTTGTGCCCGCAACATcttctcttgtttttcttccccctctcttcttctcctctCCTTTTCTTCTACTGCACTTTATACAAACTATGGGTCGACTGTTGACCCTTGCGGCGAACTCTCCTTGCGATGCCACATAAGGGGGGTGATGTCTGAATCTTCCCCATCGTCAGTCACAACCATTCTTATTTGCGTTGATTCTTCTGCAGGTTGCACTGATTCTCTTTATGGTGCTGACACCTTCTCATCACCCCTTGCAGAGGTGGATTCTTCGTCGACTTCTAGGCTCTCAGCCCtcattctcttttcttccttcttcttcaggcGTTTCTCCTCCCACCTGCGTTCcctattttcactcgtttttctttctttcttctccttccaaGGGTAGGCTTCTTTATCACCTTCTGTCCTCTTCTCCTTgatcttcttgttcttcttcttctcaaccATTTTAGGCTGCTTCTCTGCCACCTCTTCCTCCAATGCAACTCTGATGGGTCCTACATAGGATTCTACTTGAGCAGTTTCCTTAGGATCTGATACTGCCAGAGCGCTCCTTCTCGATGCTTCTTCCATCTCCTCCTCCGAAGGTAGTGGCTGATTAACAACCCCTACTTCGGGTAGCCCTCCTTCCTTTTCCATGTTACTCAGAATACTCCTGAACACCTCTCTGTCatctcttctctttttcttgctTTCAGAAGACAGTTTTGGGAGTGGGGCACTCTCCATGCTCTGCCCCACTTTGATTTGAAGTGGTCTGGCTGCTAAAGGCTTTTGTCGAGGTTTTCCGACGATTCGGGGGATGGGTTTTGGTTGGGCAGCGAGACGACGACTTACCGTGAGGAATGTCGTCTCTCTTGTAGTGATTTGGGCTTGTGAGGGTGTTGAAGGTGTGTGGGAAGTTTGATTGGCCATGATTGTACTATGTGAAAAGGGAAGCTCTTAGAGTTTTAGGAAGAAAGTTTGAAGTCTGGGTATGCAGAAGCGATAGGGTTTCTGTTTGCAAAAGACTCAAATAGACTCTCTCGGATGAAGGAGGTgggaatttataggttgggccttgatgagCCCAATGCAAATTCTGCGATGGTAAGCCTCGAGGTACTCAAAAAGCCTGCCGCCGCATTCCTCACATTTATGACTTAGTAGAGAAGTACGTTCTTTCACCTGCTCAAtcatcatttccttggaaggctaaacgattggactactctatttgcaaaaataatttgtcttttgtattttattcggATGGGCACAAGGTTAAGATTAATGCAATGCATCATCAAtgcaaatgcatctttgcagaggatgggcaacaacgcatatatcagctcaacacacccctcaactcaacgcatttctggaggacgagCGCACGATATTTCTACTggtgcaacactacctcaacatagtatGTTTTCGCTAAGGATGGGCGAAAAATACATAcgagcacaacacacccctcaacgcaatgcatttgggtaggatgaacgcaaagtgtatcttgttatcgcaagatgcacccatcatcacaATACATACCAGATGTgttttattatcattttatttattattaattttttttcatcaacgcaagtcatTAGGACTTTGCGGTATTCACTTTCTTCTTATTAATCAGTCATTCacgaaaatttaagaataatgcAATTAATGCATAAAAGTAAGGAAATTGAATAAAGCACTGAAATTGATGCaatcaaattaaatgaaaagtaaATTCATAACCAATAAAAGCTAGTTTGAGGAAACAATAAATGACGAAATTCATGAAGCAATAAAGGAAGCAATTAAGACAGTAATTAAACATAGAATTTAGAGATATGGATTGAAAGACGATTTTCCATGATTaccgcaatccacacctctgtAGGCGGTCAAGATTACCTGcacaatgtcatcaaggacattgttccttcccgtgTGATCTCGAGGCTTCAGAATTACTTGGCAGCATTCCAGGTGTTCTATTGTGTAGTTCAACTGCCAGTTGCCCAACTTGAATCTCCAAGTTTCTGATTAAAGACGCCTGTGACTGCATGACCGCatcgtttttctcaatatattgcttgaGCAGGGACTCCAATGAATTTCCAGAGGTATTTGAGGAGGACGATTGGTTTTGCGGTGGTCTCTGATGACTCTGGTTCTGATTTTGATAAAAAGGTGGAGGATTTCCTCGATTCAAAGAGTTGCTGTTCTGATGGTTACTCGGCCCACCTTGGTTGTGATTTCCTCCCCAACCAAAGTTAGGGTGATTCCGCCAACCGAGATTATAAGTGTTACTGTAGGGATTATTTTGGATAGCAAACACTTGTTGCGGGTTTGATGGAAACATTTCCACCGCATGACACCTACCACATTCGACGCAATTTATTGTGGCCACTTGTGCCGGCGCATTGGGTTGCGCTGAATTTTGagagagggcaccttgattaagTGCCATCGTCTCGAGGAGAGAGGTTACTGCAGCCATCTGTGTGGCCAAAGTTGTCATTGTATCCATAGGTACAATGACattatcatttcttcttctctcggaGCCTCTTCCTCCGTACCCATTGTCCACCCAGTCATCCGTGTTTCGCgatatgcgatcaaggatgactttggcttatgtgtaggttttatccataaatcctCTCACagtggaggcatcagcaacgACTTGCGTTGATCTGTTTAGGCCGTTATAAAACATTTCCATCAGAATGCAAtcgggtatcccgatatgcGAACAATTCTTCATCAACCTTCTGAACCGCACCAAACGGTGCTTAGAGTCTCGTTATCCATTTTCTTGAAGTTTAGCACGTCCTTTCATCTTCTTGCGTTGACTGctggtgggaagaacttcttcatgaaccgctGCCAACTGGCCCCATGATGTTAAttcatttggctccaatgaattagcccacctcttagcctcatccctcaaAGTGTATGGGAAAAGATAAATTTTTATATCTTCTGGGGTGACGCCAGGGATGGAGAAGGTACTGCACATCTCGACAAACCTGGTAAGatgggcatgcgggtcctcaCCTTGTAGACCACCAAATTGCCCCATGTTTTGTATCATTTAGAGCATGACCGGCTTTATCTCGAAACATGCGTTCTCCTCAACTATTGGACGTGAAATTCCAGGCGAGAAGTCATAGAGATTGGGCGCTAGTTCCTCATTAGGATATTGCGGTCAGTAGCAAGAAATATGGGGTCTTGCGCTGGCCGATTTACCCCTTGATTCCCTTTTTGTGCCTCGTTATTATTGTCTGCCATATTGGCTCTTCTACGCCTTGCTCTATTCTGGCGTGCCCTTGCATGAAAAGTATGCTCaaatctctgggtcagcttcaAATTCTAGAtcagttccagtactcataaaccgtcagcctgTTCTTCGCGTTAAACAGACAATACAAAGAGAtctatcctgcaaaataccacaaaagtattcaacactaaccattaccaatccccagcaacggcaccataaaattgatgacataaatttaatctctttatctaCTCTAACGCATGGCTCGTGGATGCAATGAATGATGCTCTAAATATACGCTCAAGTATTTTGCAATAAAGAGAATTTTTATACGTTCTgaatatgcgttgttaatgtgatgctcgtagtatgcgatgtaaTATTGtgtgtcataagtttccttgcgctggaaccaagtataattccaatgcaagtttctcataataatccgaggtcgaacacagggattgttttagttAATGCGATACTACATGCCATCGGTTTTTatcaatgaataaagaatgtttgTTTATACAGGAATATAAATTGCGGTGAAATAAAAtggcattgataaaataaacctaagctaatatgatacatgataaaagatacatgatacatgatatggAGGtagagaactgactgtgaagttatacaaagaatCGGTGTATGCGATGGTAAGACTTTctgaatgaatcagaaagagaaagaggaaATAGTAAGAATATctcaagtttgtcaattgcgtcaaagatacaactaaggttccgctatcccttggcgtacacctttcggtgatcggccgcgttcccatataactatggtgaaacagggatgaacgcaaggttgcttccatctctggaaatgcttctttctttaattaacgcattcttccaaccctctctcgataggcggactaacatcttcacttctgctctcacagttGAAGATGttgtcgagcatgctttagctaaacttaattatttccttaacacaaattaactcgctcacttaattcttgctatttacccaagggattaagaaaacatcatggagaaaatggattatggatgtacggAAATAGACAGATAGATTACATTggaattatcataacatttaattctaagattaagcgttcgatacatggtATGAATGAGAGATTAGAGAATATGAATACAGGTGATGAAAtggagattagaaacaaatacagaatgagtgtcaacgtcttgataAAGATTCCAAACGGATATTGTGCTTACCAGCGGGTGGTAGTtatggagaggaaagcttccaacttaggcttgctttcctggtagaattgaccttggcacagagcttcaactacggGGATTGGTAGGATTCcctgctcggagactcacctctggGCCTTATCTAGTGATTAACTCAGATCTACTCCAGAAGTCGCTTCAGACTAGCCTCTCTCttagaatcagtatatgcacgtctctatgtaatcatgtatatctttcagtgaatttgcagaagctatttataggctaagcttGGTTCTTTGAGTGTGTGGTCAccactttatggttatggtagtttctGAAATGgtagagtgaatattccttctgttatgcaatcaacccgtcagaaatgcacaactgaaagttgtACATTTGTCTGAATCTTttgcaaatgcgttgctcttcacatcttcgatcgatcgccaagcggtgttttttttttttttttttttttttttttttttttNNNNNNNNNNNNNNNNNNNNNNNNNTTTTTTTTATACCGATGCGGTTGAAAGTTGCGTTGATCTCTAAGCTTCAAGATCGATGTCGCATGTCCGTTCATTGCATTATCATCTTTTCGGGAATATATAAATCTTAGGTTTGGAATTTCTGTGGAGCGGCTATTTCGACTGGATAGATGTCAAACATGAGATTGGCTCTAATATTGATCTTATGAGACCTGTTCTAGTAGACATATTGCCTTATTGTTTGTTGAACATCAGGGTTCACTTTATACGAGATGTGTGCTCTAGAAAATCCATATATGAGATATGGACAAAGTGCATCTATAAGTTGTTCTCTGCTAAAAGCGATAGATAATGCTTAACACATGATATACTAGTTCTTCGAAATCTAGCCATAAGGATCTTGGTTGGTCAATACAGTTCAAGTTTTAAGGCTGTTTTCTGAAAAATCCATATGAGAGATATGGAAAAATGTACTATTCTGACTGAATTAAAGTTGTATTTAAAGTTATTATGTCGATATTTATAATTGATGCCTTTTAATCATTTATAAGTTCTACAGCGAAATACTGCTTTTATGTATCTGGACACATTTTAGTGCCAagtatctaaataaaacagtataagtAATACTTACGTAGGTATTATTGTGTATTATAAGATATATATCTATAGATATATCATCATAGACCTCGCAATATGTGGCGAGACCACTGGTAAAAGTCAGTATCTTTCTCCATGCTAAATCAGATTGAAACTCCAATAGTGGTTGTGTTGCTTGATACAATCATGACTCATTTCTGTTTCTGTGGGAAAATATATTCGACGTCTGCTCAATGTGCGATATGTTATCTCTGATATTACTCACATCAGAGTATAGAGATCTATATATCAGATTTTAGCAGGTTAATTAACTCAAACATGATACTATAATAAAAGTTGTTGGGGCAAATCAGAAGATCCTTACTCAAAGAGTCTGAGGGTATCTCAATTATAGTGAGAGTGATGTTATGCATTACCCTAGCCATGTTTTTGAGTTTATTTTAGAAACTCATAAGCCATAAGTTTAGTGACAGCATCAGGAGAACAAAGAGTTGTAGAAAATTAGAATGATTCcctatatatttaataaacagGAATTTACAcaattctctcggctaaagctCTTTGAAAATCTCCCTTCCAGccgatcatttcattttctctttttttcttatattgtattgtattacatttctggattaaagaattaatacattatgtgttcaatgcatttctgtgtttcctccgattccatctccatcttctttacttagcatctttaactttcattgcatcacttagtgagattgctagagtattgcatacttaatcatgtggattagagatatgaagcatgtagcaaaccaccgagaggcgtgcgttgcgtgagtgtgtgagaaaaccttatttgcttagtgtaaagctgtagcaatgcctgtctatgagtaaagtcaacaacaactaactgcccgagagggtaagtggttggttgcattaagcaatgtaagcaagtgttcactagagatatgAATAATCTTATGTTAGACAAGTTTATGTGGTtgccttgtcttatgtatgcgtctactgcacctttagagctactcgggagagagtctaaagaaagaacctaatacttgagagagctaggttagaatcgatgctcggaagagctagattaggtttgcataagcaataATGGAGACTTtggaataagctccatttgccatcacacagcgtatgcaccctacggataggatattgcatgcatccaggaagtaggatatgggtGGTGATATGCGGCCATCACACTCATGCagcgagagcacgtgagcgggttataGGGGTTTAGgctggcataggcttctcggtactatcgcatatacatcgcatacgtcctagaattaggcttaagtgtgtgtagcatgatcgcatagcttgtgttggctgaggttgcccttgcggtcactcttaagggttgcaatgaagacatctccactttttatctatttttccattcatttactTCCTGTCAATAgttgtcatgtctctacctctcattcatattctcattgcattgtctgttagttaggagtagaagtagtgttagCATAGAAACCCCTCCACCATTCTTTAATTCAACCgctgcatgcacattaccgcattcatctagctacaagtccctgtgttcaacctcgaatcacctgagaaactttcgttcgtgttatacttggcgtgagcacaagaaaacttgttacgagaacgcatggtcattgcttACATTTG
Proteins encoded in this region:
- the LOC120081640 gene encoding protein PXR1-like, translating into MANQTSHTPSTPSQAQITTRETTFLTVSRRLAAQPKPIPRIVGKPRQKPLAARPLQIKVGQSMESAPLPKLSSESKKKRRDDREVFRSILSNMEKEGGLPEVGVVNQPLPSEEEMEEASRRSALAVSDPKETAQVESYVGPIRVALEEEVAEKQPKMVEKKKNKKIKEKRTEGDKEAYPWKEKKERKTSENRERRWEEKRLKKKEEKRMRAESLEVDEESTSARGDEKVSAP